In one Bactrocera tryoni isolate S06 chromosome 5, CSIRO_BtryS06_freeze2, whole genome shotgun sequence genomic region, the following are encoded:
- the LOC120779188 gene encoding group XIIA secretory phospholipase A2: protein MHFPYMKIAIYVLTFLTYAYSGYGSSTLVHLRDAIIAAEAIFGDVFKNLVTVVKKFRTVHEVFDAAVDENCIYKCLGADGQPTDVRPVQNKLYTPTANGCGSLGLHINTEYLPAVEMENCCNEHDICYDTCNSNKDLCDLDFKRCLYKYCETIDKSIGSEYLITGCKAAAKVLFTGTLTLGCKSYLDSQKRSCYCAPPKQSKEEERRSRNGYKNANGDKYKQGKKQKYGWKDAGDI, encoded by the exons ATGCATTTTCCATACATGAAAATTGCCATCTACGTGCTAACCTTTCTCACATACGCGTACTCCGGCTATGGCTCCAGCACTTTAGTGCATTTGCGGGACGCCATCATCGCGGCGGAGGCAATTTTCGGTGATGTGTTTAAGAATTTAGTGACGGTAGTTAAGAAGTTTCGTACCGTGCATGAAGTATTCGATGCCGCAGTGGATGAgaattgtatatacaaatgtctGGGAGCAGATGGCCAGCCAACAG ACGTGCGTCCAGTGCAAAATAAGCTGTATACACCAACGGCCAATGGCTGTGGTTCCCTTGGTCTGCACATCAACACCGAATACTTGCCCGCGGTCGAAATGGAGAACTGCTGCAATGAGCACGACATATGCTATGACACTTGTAATAGCAACAAAGATCTTTGCGATTTGGATTTCAAGCGTTGCCTCTACAAATACTGCGAAACCATTGATAAATCGATTGGCAGTGAATATCTTATAACCGGCTGTAAGGCAGCAGCTAAGGTGCTATTCACCGGCACGTTAACGCTGGGCTGCAAGTCGTATTTGGACTCGCAGAAACGTTCCTGCTACTGTGCGCCACCGAAGCAATCTAAGGAGGAAGAGCGACGTAGTCGTAACGGTTATAAAAACGCCAACGGCGATAAATACAAGCAGGGCAAAAAGCAGAAATATGGTTGGAAGGATGCGGGCGACATTTAG
- the LOC120779189 gene encoding keratin-associated protein 19-2, protein MYNARFASSLNSRILLLLILALSHTCHTNAQYGFYPGGYGGYGGGYGGGYSGLGYGSGYGFGGGNAYGGYPGYGGNQQYPAYYGGGYGNTYPCYSSYYCLGGYPSFGGYPSYGNGMNTAFASSSGGGMASASASSGIGYFG, encoded by the exons ATGTATAACGCACGCTTCGCTTCCTCGCTCAACTCGCGCATCCTACTGCTGCTCATCCTCGCTTTATCGCACACTTGTCATACGAACGCACAATACGGTTTCTATCCGGGCGGTTATGGCGGTTACGGTGGCGGTTATGGCGGTGGTTACAGTGGTCTTGGGTATGGAAGTGGCTATGGCTTTGGCGGCGGCAACGCTTATGGTGGCTACCCCGGCTACGGCGGCAATCAGCAATATCCCGCCTACTATGGTGGCGGTTATGGCAATACGTATCCGTGTTACAGTAGCTACTATTGTCTCGGTGGCTATCCTAGTTTTGGAGGTTATCCATCTTACGGCAATGGCATGA ATACCGCATTCGCCAGCAGTAGTGGTGGTGGCATGGCCAGCGCATCGGCTAGCAGTGGTATCGGCTACTTTGGTTAA